The proteins below are encoded in one region of Legionella antarctica:
- the ggt gene encoding gamma-glutamyltransferase, with protein MNRKYELFLGRLVFFFLFQASPLNAEPSPSYPPGYAIASAHPLATNAGLEILAQGGNAFDAAVAVAATLAVVAPYHSGLGGGGFWLLHHEKNHKNIFIDGRETAPKKASKNMFLGGDGNVIPGLSLNGGLAAAIPGQPAAMAYIAKHYGQLPLEKSLAPAIKLAKEGFPVDTQFRHFSQMGDRLILLKKYPATAAIYLKNNQPYALGDRLIQTDLAKTLSSIATKGEQGFYTGEIAKLLVKGVNAAGGIWTLEDLADYKIKLREPLVGAYHNMLVITAPPPSAGGVGLLTMLNILANYHLSSFSKLKWVHYLVESMRLTYWQRDQFLGDPDFLTVPVNKLISAENAKLLSSLIAPDKAIDSKLLQGTAPNKENPNTTHFSIIDSEGNRVSATTTVNYIFGSSVVAAGTGVLLNDEMDDFATKSGEQNVFGLVGSEKNAIAPGKRPLSSMTPTFLELPGRVAILGTPGGSRIPSMVLIASLIFNDSYGAISMVSAMRFHHQYLPDVIQFEPDTFSAAIQEGLKAMGYQLMPLRKNYGDMQAITWDKDSNILTATSDPRDIGLAAAVVTSLGGYGIKD; from the coding sequence ATGAATCGCAAATATGAGTTATTCTTGGGTCGCTTGGTCTTTTTTTTTCTGTTCCAGGCCAGTCCCTTAAATGCAGAACCATCGCCATCTTACCCACCAGGCTATGCCATAGCAAGTGCTCATCCGTTAGCAACCAATGCAGGTTTAGAAATTCTGGCACAAGGTGGCAATGCCTTTGATGCTGCCGTTGCTGTGGCAGCCACATTAGCAGTAGTCGCTCCTTATCATTCGGGTCTTGGTGGTGGTGGATTTTGGTTGTTACACCATGAAAAGAATCATAAAAATATATTTATAGATGGTCGGGAAACTGCGCCCAAAAAAGCCAGCAAGAACATGTTTTTGGGGGGTGATGGTAACGTTATTCCTGGCTTGTCATTGAATGGTGGTCTGGCGGCCGCTATTCCTGGTCAGCCTGCCGCCATGGCGTATATTGCAAAGCACTACGGACAATTACCCCTTGAAAAATCGCTTGCACCAGCAATCAAGCTCGCTAAAGAAGGCTTTCCGGTAGACACCCAATTTAGACATTTTTCCCAGATGGGTGATCGTCTGATTTTATTAAAAAAATATCCTGCAACGGCTGCAATTTATTTGAAAAATAATCAGCCTTATGCGCTTGGTGATCGCCTGATTCAAACAGATCTGGCTAAGACGTTGAGTTCAATTGCAACCAAGGGGGAGCAAGGCTTTTACACTGGTGAAATAGCAAAACTTCTGGTTAAGGGGGTCAATGCGGCCGGCGGTATCTGGACTCTTGAGGATTTAGCAGATTATAAAATTAAGCTTAGGGAACCCCTGGTGGGTGCTTATCACAATATGTTAGTAATTACTGCCCCTCCTCCTTCTGCTGGAGGTGTGGGGCTGTTGACTATGCTAAATATACTAGCAAATTATCATTTATCTTCATTTTCCAAATTGAAATGGGTACATTACCTGGTTGAATCGATGCGTTTAACCTATTGGCAGCGAGACCAATTTTTAGGAGACCCGGATTTTCTAACTGTTCCGGTGAATAAGTTAATTTCGGCAGAAAATGCAAAACTATTAAGTAGTTTAATTGCTCCTGATAAAGCGATTGACAGTAAACTATTACAAGGCACAGCGCCGAATAAAGAAAACCCCAATACCACTCATTTTTCTATTATTGATTCGGAAGGCAATCGGGTGTCTGCGACAACGACGGTGAATTATATTTTTGGTTCGAGTGTTGTTGCTGCGGGCACTGGAGTTTTGTTGAACGATGAAATGGATGATTTTGCTACTAAATCAGGCGAGCAAAACGTTTTTGGTCTGGTGGGTAGTGAGAAAAATGCAATTGCACCTGGAAAAAGACCATTGTCCAGCATGACACCCACCTTTCTTGAGTTACCTGGACGTGTTGCAATTCTTGGAACGCCAGGAGGGAGCCGTATTCCTAGTATGGTTTTAATTGCATCGTTAATTTTTAACGATTCCTATGGAGCAATTAGTATGGTTTCGGCGATGCGTTTTCATCATCAATATTTGCCTGATGTCATCCAATTTGAGCCGGATACCTTTTCAGCTGCTATTCAAGAGGGTTTGAAAGCGATGGGTTATCAGCTGATGCCACTACGCAAGAACTATGGGGACATGCAAGCTATTACCTGGGATAAAGACAGCAACATATTAACGGCAACGTCAGATCCAAGAGATATAGGTCTCGCTGCAGCAGTAGTAACCAGTTTGGGCGGCTATGGTATAAAAGACTAG
- the coaD gene encoding pantetheine-phosphate adenylyltransferase — MKQKAVYPGTFDPVTNGHIDIITRGAQIFPELIVAVASNKAKRPFLSLEKRIQLLEEVVGDIPGVQVVGFDSLLIDFVMEQNAGIILRGLRAVSDFEYEFQLAGMNRKLSKQVETLFLTPSENLMFISSTLVREIAALNGDISQFVPDVVVRELHKRQNESQI, encoded by the coding sequence ATGAAACAAAAAGCAGTATATCCTGGTACCTTTGATCCTGTAACAAATGGTCATATCGATATTATCACTCGAGGGGCTCAAATATTTCCTGAACTTATAGTCGCTGTAGCCAGTAATAAGGCTAAAAGGCCTTTTCTTTCCCTGGAAAAAAGAATTCAACTTTTGGAAGAAGTTGTAGGTGATATTCCCGGCGTACAGGTGGTTGGCTTTGACAGTTTGTTAATCGATTTTGTGATGGAACAAAATGCTGGAATTATACTACGCGGCTTAAGGGCCGTATCTGATTTTGAATATGAGTTTCAATTAGCCGGAATGAACAGAAAACTTTCGAAACAAGTAGAGACTTTATTTTTAACCCCTTCTGAAAATCTGATGTTTATCTCATCCACTCTGGTGCGAGAAATTGCGGCTTTAAATGGTGATATTTCTCAATTTGTACCTGATGTGGTAGTCAGGGAATTGCACAAGAGGCAAAATGAATCGCAAATATGA
- the lolB gene encoding lipoprotein insertase outer membrane protein LolB, with the protein MNTIKQLGILSFCLLTACAPPPQPSEELPTNKIIPLEKRKSETATVSSWQIRGAMAAKNKAKGWSATMNWVQNGPDSYQIRLMGPLGGGAVVINKKGRVITFKDGAKTSTSTNADELLLKQTGIRLPVNNLYYWVRGLPAPGGVQSEQHDRYNHLVQLKQNGYTINFTKYTSVKGIDLPSMIRLDGNGVMIKVVIKNWTV; encoded by the coding sequence ATGAATACAATAAAACAGTTAGGTATATTATCCTTTTGTTTATTAACCGCGTGTGCTCCCCCACCACAGCCCTCAGAAGAGTTACCAACAAATAAAATTATCCCACTGGAAAAACGCAAATCCGAAACAGCCACTGTTTCATCTTGGCAAATTCGGGGTGCTATGGCTGCCAAAAATAAGGCCAAAGGATGGTCTGCAACGATGAATTGGGTGCAAAATGGCCCAGACTCCTACCAAATCCGCTTGATGGGCCCCTTAGGTGGCGGTGCTGTAGTTATTAACAAAAAGGGACGTGTTATTACCTTCAAGGATGGGGCTAAAACGTCTACATCCACCAATGCAGATGAATTACTCCTGAAACAAACAGGAATTCGACTGCCGGTCAATAATCTTTACTATTGGGTCCGTGGATTACCTGCACCAGGAGGAGTTCAATCCGAGCAACATGATAGATACAACCATTTGGTGCAATTAAAACAAAATGGCTACACCATTAACTTTACAAAATATACCTCTGTTAAGGGAATCGATCTGCCTAGCATGATACGACTGGATGGTAATGGAGTAATGATTAAAGTAGTAATAAAAAACTGGACGGTTTAG